The genomic window AAATCACATCTCTCACAGCAGAAGCCTGGCCCTTGCCCTCTCCTGAGGACCTTGGGATCACTCTTTCCGTAGGTCTAGAGCGGATTGCAGCTTTAACACTCTGCATCTCAGACAGCACCTGCGTGATACTTTCCTGCAGACTGTTAAACTGCTGTTGTAAACTCCCTAGACATGAACTGACTTGTTTAATGTAGTTAAGTTGTTCGTTTAAAGGAATTAAAAGGGAATCTATTTTTATGGAGTCATTCCTGGTTTCTCTAGTTAACAAAGTGCCTTCTTTTACTCCTTGCGATGTTGTTGATTGCAGCACATTTTTCAGGTCTTCTATGACATCACTGAGATCCTTCTGCTGTAAGTAATGGCTGGAGGCCTGTTCTTTGATGGCTTCTTGTAAATTTATTGGGCCTTTCTGTGCTTCAAGGACCAAGACTTTCAATTCTTGCAGCCTCACTCGATTGACATAGGTGGAACCAAGAACACCTATAACGGCTCCCAGTACAGAACCAATAATAGACCAGTTCTTCGTTTTTTCAGCTCTTGTGCGCTCTTTCTCATGGCTTTCCCTTACAGctgcagagaagagagagaatttttctctctctgattCTTCTGCATTTAGATATGCAGCCCGGTACCTCTTCTCTTCCTGCAAGAAATACAGAGATTAAAAGACAAGGTGTAATATGAATCTATAAAGTCtatatcaaattaaaaaatccctaaaaCTCCAAACTCCCAGTGCAGATAAAGGAACGAAAACTGAGGACATCTGTTAGTTGTTTCATAAACATTCCCTTGAATGTGGGATTTTCTTTATTAATCCCACTTAGGTCAATGAGACACCATTTTAAGTCAAAattgagaaagggaaaaggttgTCAGGAACCACAGCTGAAGATCCTGTACATGAGAATCTGTCATGTACTGATAACAGAAGAGGGGTATGAGTTCACTTGTTCAGTGCTGATTACTTCTCCAGACACCACCCTTacatctttcattttcaaattcCTTAAGAGGGAACTGAAAATAGGACAGCCAAGGACATCTCACATAGCTTCATCTGATGATGACGCTTATTCCTCTCCATTCTCTATTTCACCCTTCTTACAGACAAAtgtcttccctttctccttgcATCTCTCAGAATTATTCTTCCAAGTATACAATTCCTTTGTGAGACAGCGTCACCACCTTACAGATAGCAGTGACTTAAATTCTACCTTTCTGCATAGTCATGCAGagctcagttttattttgtgtttcatcCAGACAAATCCAATCCCATATTTAGACAACTACAGCTCTCTAGTTCTTTCCTGGTGTTCTACTCACTGATGCAGGAGCTCAGTTTTATCTCAGACACTGGTACCCACTCCTTGACTGAACTTTGCTACATGTGTATCTGCTTCCAagtctgctgctcctgcagtttCACTTGGATTTCCTGGATTGACTGGGTGTTGCAGCTACAGAGAAGGCAGATGCATTTTCCTGGATTAACCAGTACGAGTTTCTCTCATCACATGGAAGGTTAACTCATTGAATGGCAGCTTTTTCTGGACTACTCACATACAGGTCACCACTACACCAACTAAATTTATAGGCTCACTAACCTTAGTTTTCTTCTCCAAATTTGCTACCCTATTTTAGCATTAACATATATAATTTGCATAGCAGATCAAACCATTGATAATAATCAATTAAAATAGGTATCCTAAGAAATTAACCTGGATCACTTACTTCGAACTGAACTGCATCTACAAAACCAGTCATTAGTGATGGAAGCAAAACACAAATTTTCAACATATTTGCCAATGCTCAAGTCCCAGCAAATTACCTGCAGCAACCTGTGTTCCAGAGTAGCCAGTTCTAAATACTGGGTGTCATCCCGAGAGACCCTGTCTAAGCGGTCCCGAATTTCCTTCAGTTTGATCTGTTGGGCTTCTACATTTTCACGAGCTTCTCGTACTATGCCTCGAGCTACCATAAAGACATTTTCTGCCTGAGAAGAAAGAGCATTTATTTTAGAAACTTATTACCACACAGACCTaaactgctatttttttttgtgtgtgtggggggggtgtggggtgggggagaggggaaaaaaccaacaacaaaacaaaccacactcCATTTCAATCCAAGGGATAAGCTCTATTTACTACATGCATAGTCTGGAACACATTCACAGTACCTGCACAGAcaatcaaagcagaaaaaaagacatgatTCTCCTTGGAGGATCTTTTCTGCCTCACAGCCAGGGATTATGCTTCATATAGTTTAACTCATAATTCTTAAAATTCCACATTATGTCCATGTTTACCTCTGTCACTTTTCCCTGAGCCTCTCGAACTTCATTAATTCCAACAAATTCCTCGTATCTGTCCCACCAATTCTTGCATGTTGCAGACACTTTTTGGAGGGAGTTTTTTCCCATCACAGTCCCAGTTTCCGTGAGCCGATGAAGGAGGCCCATGGCCATTTCCAGTGCAGACTTGGCTTCGGGCTTCTTGGGTGCTGAGGGGCAGTAAGTCCTCACTACATGTAGATTCATACTGGGACTCCACTTCATCAAAGAATGGTGATATTGCAGACCACAGGACACTGAGGACACACTTGATTTATATTTCATTGGCCCCATGTCTTCAATTTAATCACTGAATAAAAGTGCTtcaaggaagaagagaaaaaaccaaaagttACTGAAGTTTAGCTGATTTATAGCTCTTAAAACTACACAGGTACCAAACCCAACCAATTCAAGAATGACTAAACCATGGGTTTACACCACTGCTTACCTAGAGAACTTCCCACAGTTTTCAACAAAGTGCAATTGTGCCACAGATTCCTGGTCTTCTGCAGTTAGGAAGTACTCCCACCATGCTTTATGCTTCTTGATTACTAACTCACTCACGGCATGAACAGCAATCATGTGCAGATCCACCACCAGCCTAAGCAGCTTCAGAGGAATTTAGTGCTTCAGCACAACAGTGACTGCACTATTCACGATTTCACACCTCAGTTTGGTGTCCCGTGTCCCAGGTACTCACAACtctgcaaaagcaaaagaaaggaaaaaagacagaggaaaaaatcttGATAAGAAAAGAAGTGTGGCTTGATCATTCCCTTTATCCTACACTGCATGGAAGTGTTGAACAAAGCACAGTCCAAAATGtaaaggacagagagaaaactCATAAGTGCTGAACTGAACCCAAGGGTTCCCACGAGACTAcctacaaaaggaaaatatcaggaagagccacaagatCAGAAAAATCTCAGGTAGCAAATGTGCATCTAGGGCTGCATTATAAAATGAGTTTAAAATTCTTGCCTACACTGCAAAGGCAAGCTGTTAGTTATGGTTTATTGTCTACTATTGCAAATACGGTCTTAATGTTCTACTGAACACATTCctcaaaaaatgagaaaactagAAACAGGAAACTTTCGAATAAGGTTTAATAAGAAATTTGAGTATGACATATTAGGTTTTGACTAATACAATATAAAACCATAAATTATTGAGAAAGCTTGACAGCTGCTGCAGAGTACTTTTAATGATATTAAAATagctttctgtgtttattttagttGCTGTACAGGCACCTCCACAAGAGATTGTCTAACTGGAAAATGGTTTTTCATCAGCTTT from Pithys albifrons albifrons isolate INPA30051 chromosome 3, PitAlb_v1, whole genome shotgun sequence includes these protein-coding regions:
- the CCDC51 gene encoding mitochondrial potassium channel, which codes for MGPMKYKSSVSSVSCGLQYHHSLMKWSPSMNLHVVRTYCPSAPKKPEAKSALEMAMGLLHRLTETGTVMGKNSLQKVSATCKNWWDRYEEFVGINEVREAQGKVTEAENVFMVARGIVREARENVEAQQIKLKEIRDRLDRVSRDDTQYLELATLEHRLLQEEKRYRAAYLNAEESEREKFSLFSAAVRESHEKERTRAEKTKNWSIIGSVLGAVIGVLGSTYVNRVRLQELKVLVLEAQKGPINLQEAIKEQASSHYLQQKDLSDVIEDLKNVLQSTTSQGVKEGTLLTRETRNDSIKIDSLLIPLNEQLNYIKQVSSCLGSLQQQFNSLQESITQVLSEMQSVKAAIRSRPTERVIPRSSGEGKGQASAVRDVILELCDTERRLETQIKRSSIYSTALTCAMFAITLPVLYIILKGN